The genomic segment CCGCGGCGCGCGGTCAATCGCCTTCGGCCTCGTTCTTATTGCCGAGCCGCGCCATGGTGAGCTAACCACGGGCGTCGCGAAAGTCGCGACGCGGCGCGGAGTGCGCGATGTCTGATGTTCGACCACCCGCCGTGATCCTGGCCGGCGGCCTTGCCCGCCGGATGGGCGGCGGCGACAAACCGCTGCGGGCCATCGCGGGGCGACCGCTACTGGCGCACGTGATCGAGCGCCTCCAGCCCCAATGCGGCGCGCTGGCGCTCAACGCCAATGGCGACTCGGCCCGCTTCGAATCCTTCGGTCTGCCGGTGATTGCCGATGATGTGCAGGGCTTCCCCGGCCCGCTCGCCGGCGTGCTGGCGGCAATGGATTGGGCGGCGGAGCAGCAGCCACGTGCCGCCTGCGTCCTGACCGCACCGGGCGACTGCCCGTTCCTGCCGCGTGATCTGGTGGCGCGCCTCCATCAGGCACGGCTCGACGAGCATGCCGAGATTGCTGTCGCCGCCTCAGGCGGCCATCTGCATCCAGTAATCGCACTGTGGCCGGTAGCGATCCGCGACGCATTGCGGGCCGCACTGATCGAGGACGACATCCGCAAGGTCGAACGGTTCACCGCGCGCTATCCCTGCGCGGTGGTGGAGTGGCCTGTCACGCCATTCGACCCGTTCTTCAACGCCAACACGCCGGACGATATCGCCGAGGCCGAACGCATTGCGGCGGCCGATCAATAGCAGAACGTCTCCCCGTCATTGCGAGAAGCGTAGCGACGAAGCAATCCAGCACCGAGCACGGGGCTGGATTGCTTCGCTTCGCTCGCAATGGCGGAAGCGGTGCGTGCCGCTACGGCGTCAGCACCGCGCGGCCGACCAGCTTGCCCTTCTGCAGATCGATGAGCGCATCGTAAGCCTGCGGCAGCGCCACCTTGGTGACCGGGATCGGCGACACCTTCTTGGCGCGGACCAGATCGAGCAGCTCCTGGGTTTCGGCAAGATTGCCGACATAGCTGCCCTGGATGGTGATGGCGCGCATCGGGATGAACGGCAGCGCCCACGGCGCGCCGCCGCCGAACAAACCGACGATCACCAGCTTGCCGCCCTTGGTGAGACAATCGAAGCCGAGCTGCGCGGTCTGCGGATTGCCGACCAGATCCAGCGCACCGCGCACCGGGCCTTTGGCGATCGCCGCGATCTGCGCCAGCGCGTCCGGCGCGGCGCCGTCGACCGTGCCGAGCGCGCCGGCCTTCTGCGCCGCCTCGCGCTTGGCCGCGTCGATATCGACCATGATGGCGCCCTTGCCGCCCATCGCCTTGAGCAGCTCCAGCGCCATCAATCCGAGTCCGCCGGCACCGAAGATCACGATCGGGCTGTCGAGGCAGAAGTCGAGCTTCTTCAGCGCGCTGTAGGTGGTGATGCCGGAGCACGCATAGGGCGCTGCGGTCACCGGATCGAGCCCATCAAGGCTGAGCAGATAGCGCGGATGCGGCACGATCAGTTCGTCCGAGTAGCCGCCGTCGCAATACACCCCGAGAAACCGCGGCTTCAGACACATATTCTCGTCGCCGGCCTTGCAGACGTCGCATTCGCCGCAGCCGATCCACGGATACACCAACGCGACCTCGCCAATCTTGGCGTCCTTGGCGTCGGGACCGGCGGCGACGATTTCGCCGACGGTCTCGTGCCCCATCGTCAGCGGCAATGCGACGCCGCGATCGGCGAGCGACAACTTCTTGCGGCCGTGGCCGAGTTCGTAACCGCCTTCCCAGATGTGCAGATCGCTATGGCAGATGCCGGCGGCCTTGACGCGGACCAGCACTTGCGTGCCGGTCAGTTCCGGCGTCGGCCGGTTGTCCTCGCTCAACGGTTTGCCGAAATCGGTGACGCGAAAGCTCCTCATGGCGTAGTCTCCCGAGATTGTTCTTGTTTATCGTCGAAGCATGCCACGCCGCCGCACGGCCGTCGATGGCCGGTGCGGCTACGCCGCGCTGCGGAATTCGGCCGTAGTCTTCGCCACCAGATCGGCGATCGGCACGACGCCGCCGATGCCGGACGCCGAATGACCGGCGCTCCAGATATCGCGCCAGCGCTTCGGCCGGTCCTCCCGCGCACCGACGTCGATATCTTTGCCGATGTCGATGCCGCCGCGCTCCGGCAGATCGTCGGGATCGAGCCCGGCGGCGACGATCGACGGCCGCAGCATATTGGTCTGCAATCCAGTGAACGCTTTGGTGAGCAGGATATCGTCGGCGCTCGCCTCCACCAGCATTGCCTTGTAGCGCGGATCGGCGAGGCTCTCTTCCGTGGCGATGAACTTGGTGCCCATGTAGCCGAGGTCGCAGCCGAGCGTCATCGCGGCGCGCAGCGCGACGCCGTCACTGATGCCGCCGGCCAGCACGATCACGCCGTCGAAGAATTGCCGCACCGCACGCACGAAGGCGAACGGATTGAGCCAACCGGTCTGGCCCCCGGCACCGGCGGTGAGCAACACCAGGCCGTCAACTCCGGCCGCCACCGCGCGTTCGGCATGGCGGATGCTCGCAACGTCGGCGAGCACCATGGCGCCGACATCGTGCAGCGGCGCGATCACCGGCTGCGGCGAGCCGACGCTGGTGATCACCACCTCGGGCTTGTGCCGCAATAACAGCTGTAAATCGTCGCCGAGCCGCGCGTTGGAGCGATGCACGATCAGGTTCGGACACCACGGCGCGGCGCGCCGGCCGCTCGCGTGCTCGTGTGCCGCGATTCGGCGCGTGATCTCATCGAGCCAGCCCCCGAGTTGTTCCGTCGTGCGGCAATTCACCGTCGGAAATGATCCGATCACGCCGCTACTACACGCCGCAGCCACCAGATCGACGCCGGACACCAGAAACATCGGTGCCGCAATCAGCGGCAAACTGAGACGATCGCCGAAGCGCGCCAGACGGTCGGATGATTTCACGGCAGTTTCCTCCTGCTCTGTTTGCATCGGCCCTGGTCAGCCGTGCTAATGTGGTTGCCGAACATTGGCACGCCCAACAGCCGATGACAAAACACAAGGGAGACGAACGCCATGACTGCCGAGCTCAACGCTTTTCCGACTGCAGGCACGCAGACATTGCGGGCGCTGGCGCGCTATCCGTCGCGCACCGCGTTCGCCTGGCCCGGCGGCAGCTTGAGCTATCGCGGCGCCACCGACATGATCGGCAGCATCCAGAAGGTGTTCATGGGGCTCGGCCTGCCGCCGGGCACGCGGGTTGCGCTGCTCACCGCCAATCGCGCCGAGACCTGGTGCGCCGGCGTCGCCGCCCAGCTCTGCCGCTTCGCCATCACCTGGCTGCATCCGCTCGGCTCGCGCCAGGATCAGCTCGATCAGATCGAGGACTCCGAAGCTGCGGTGCTGATCATCGACGCCGCCGCCTTTCTGGAGCGCGGCGGCGAGCTGGCCGCCCAGGCCAGCGGCCTGCGCCACGTCTTCACCATCGGCCGCGCCGGCTACGGGCTCGATCTGCTCACCGCGCTGGAGCAGGCCGGCAGCGCCACGGCGCGCGACTTCGCTCAGCTCGATGATGTCGCGGTGCTGAACTACACCGGCGGCACCACCGGGAAATCCAAAGGAGCGCTGCGCCACCATCGCGAGAACGCCGGTTTCGCCAATGCGATCCTGGCCGATTTCGAAATCCCGTTCGATCCGCGCTATCTCACGGTGGCGCCGATCAGCCACGTTGCCGGCACCAAGGTGCTGCCGTCGCTGATCCGCGGCGGCACCATCCACATGATGAAGGGGTTCGATCCGGAAGCGGTGCTGCAGACGATCGAGCGCGAGAAGATCAACTTCACGCTGTTCGTGCCGACGATGATCTACGTGCTGCTCGATCATCCGGCGCTCGCCAAGACCGATCTGTCGTCGCTCGACCTGGTGCTGTACGGCGCCTCGCCGATGTCGCCGACGCGGCTGGTCGAAGGCATCGAGCGGATCGGGTCGGTGTTCTCGCAGCTCTACGGCCAGACCGAGTGCTATCCGGTGTCGGTGCTGCGCAAGGCCGATCACGATCCGAAGCAGCCGGAGCTGTTTCTGTCGTGCGGCTTCCCGATCGCGGCCTGCGATGCCCGGATTCTCGACGAGAACGATCAGGAAGTGCCGCTCGGCGAGGCCGGCGAGATCTGCGTGCGCGCGCCGCACGTGATGGCTGAATATTGGAAGCGTCCGGAGCAGACCGCCGAAACGCTGAAGAGCGGCTGGCTGCACACCGGCGACATCGCCAAGCAGGACGACCGCGGCTACATGTACATTCTCGACCGCAAGAAGGACATGATCGTGTCCGGCGGCTTCAACATCTTCCCGCGCGAGGTCGAGGACGTGTTGTCGACCCATCGGGACGTCGCGATGGTCGCGGTGGTCGGCGTGCCCGACGACAAATGGGGCGAAGCGGTCACCGCCGTCGTCGTCGCCAAGCCTGGCACCAAGCCCGACGAGCGCGAGTTGATCGAGCTGGTCAAGACCCGCAAGGGCTCGGCGCATGCGCCGAAACAGGTGCAGTTCGTCACCGAGCTGCCGATGACCGGCGTCGGCAAGATCGACAAGAAAGTGCTGCGCGCCGGCTTCTGGGCCGGTCGGGATCGGATGGTCGGGTAGTTCGCAATCCCGTCAATGGTCATTCCGGGGCGCGCGCAGCGCGAACCCGGAGTGACGACCTGGTACTACGACCGAAACAGCCGCGTGTACTGCGTCTCGTGGCGCAGGCTGGCGAGATCGGCGCGGAAGGTGGCGGTGCCGAGGTCGTCGAGCGACGCGGTCAGCGCTCGCGCGCCCGTCGCGATCACCGATGGCTCCAGCGCGGCGAGCACGCGCTGGCTGTCGGTCTGGCCGAGCGGGATCAGCCGCGCGCCGGCCGAGATCCAGTTCGACGTCACCGCGTGCAGGAAGCCGTGCAGCGTCGCCGGCAGCGGCACGCCGTGCGATGCGCTGACCACGCCGACCGCGACCGGATAGGCGATCGCCTCGCCGCATGCTGCCACGGCGCGGCCGAGGCCGTCGCTGTTCCATGCCTTGCGGGCGATCTCGATAAAGGCGCGGCCCTGCGACAGCGTCTCGAGCTGGCGCTCAGCCGAGGTGACGAACGCCGCGGCGAGTTCAGCGACGGCTAGCAGGCCGGCGTCGTCATGTCGCTCGGTGGCGCGGTAGGCATGGCAGAGCAGCACCGCGTCGCAGAATCCGGCGCCATGCTGCAGCATCGCGTCGAGCCAATCGCGCAAACTGGCGGCGCCTTCGACGTCGCCGGCCTCCACCGCCCATTCGATGCCGCTGGAATAAGAGAACGCGCCGACCGGGAACGCCGGCGACAGCCAAGTCATCAGCCGGAACAGCGCCGCGCTCTGCTGTGCGGGCAGCGGCTGCGCCGACGCCTCCGGCTCAGTGCTCATGCTTGTGAGAATGGCCGTGCGAATGCTGATGGCCGCAGCTCTCGTCATGGACATGATGGTCATGCCCCTGGTGATCATGCCCGCAACCGTGGCCGTGAGCGTGATCATGGGCGTGATCATGGTCGTGGCTGTGATCATGATGTGCATGACCATGATGCGCGTGGTCATGATGCGCATGATCGTGGTGGCCGTGCGCCGCATCGCCGCTGTCGTGCGCCGGTGCGTAGGCGCCGCCTTCCGGATCGAACGGCGCTTCGATCTCCACCACCTTGCCGCCGAGGCCGCGGACCATGTCGGCGATGACGTGGTCGCGGCGGATGCGCAGCGCCTTAGCCATCAGTTGCGTCGGCAGATGGCGGTTGCCGAGATGCCAGGCGAGCCGCACCAGATGTTGCGGATCGTGGCCGCGGATCTCGAGCAGCGGCTCCGGTGCCGCGACCACTTCCACCAGCCGGCCGTCTTCCAGCACCAGCGCGTCGCCGCCGCGCAGCGCCACCGCCTGCTCCAGATCGAGCAGGAACGAAAGTCCCCGCGTCCCGGTCATCGCCATGCGGCGGCGATGCCGGTCGTCGAAATCGAGCACGACGGTGTCGGCCGGGGTGGCGGTCCAGCGATGCTGGCCGCGGACGGCGGTGGCGCGGATCATGGAGTCTCCTATCTGGTCACGACGTTCGCCGGCGTGATGATTTCGATCTTGGGCGGCGCGGCGAAGCAGGTGACGGCGACGCGACCGAACGTCTTCATGTGCTCGGCCTTGCGATGCGGCTCCAGCGCTTCGGCGTTTTCCCACTGCTCGACGAACACCATCTTGCCGGGATCGGTGACGCTCTCGTGCAGGTCGTAGGCGATGTTGCCGGGCTCCTTGCGCGTCTCGGCGATGCAGGCTTTGGCAGCGACGATCAGTTCGGCACGCATTTCGGGCTTCACGGTCAAAGTGGCGACGACATAGATCACGAATATTCCTCCCGGCGGTTTGTGTCTGCAAGGCCGGACATGGCGCCGGCGCGCGGGACATTAGGCGGATGCGGCGGGGATGCAAAGGGGCGGCTCAACCGCGTCGACGCGCCACGCGACGGTCATTCCGGGATGCGCGCAAACGCGCGCTGTTGCACAGAGATGGATCGCCGGGTCAAGTGTTCAGCCCGGAGACATGACCTACGGGTGTTCGGAGACATAGTCGACGCATCATAGTGGCTGGATTTGGCGGTTGGAGGCCAAGTCCATGCCCTGGCGTGAGGTGTCGGCGGTGGATCAGAGACGAGAGTTCGTCCGGCTTGCGATGCAGGAGGGAGCGAACCGGCGGGAGTTGTGCCGGCGGTTCGGCATTCATTGGACGACCGGCTACAAATGGTTGGAGCGATGCGCGGCCGGAGGTGATGTCGTCGACCTATCGCGGCGGCCGCACGAAAGCCCGCGGCAAACCTCGGCGGCGTGCGAGGCACAGGTGCTGGCGGTTCGCGATGCGCATCCAGCGTGGGGGGCGCGCAAGATCGCTAGCTCGATGAAGCGGTCCGGACACAGCGCTCCGGCGGTGTCGACGATCCACGAGATCCTGCGCCGGCACGGCCGGATCAAGCCTGCCGCCGGCGGTCCACCGGCGACGCTGCGGTTCGAGATGCCGGCACCGAACATGCTTTGGCAGATGGACTTCAAAGGCTGGGTTCGGCTCGGCAACGACGTCCGCTGCCATCCGCTGACCGTGGTGGACGATCACTCACGCTACGATCTGTGCCTCCAGGCTTGCGCCGATCAGCGCGGCGAAACCGTGCAGGACAGGCTGCAAACGACGTTCCGGCACTACGGCTTGCCCGACACGATCTTCGTCGACAACGGCTCGCCGTGGTCGGATAGTTCCGGCGAGCGCTGGACGTGGTTTTCGGTGTGGCTGCTCAAGCTCGGCATCAGCGTGATCCGCAGCCGTCCCTATCACCCGCAGAGCCGCGGCAAGAACGAGCGCTTCCATCGCACGCTGGACGACGAGGTGTTTGCGCTGCGGCCCTTGCGCGACCTCGCCGAGGCGCAACGTGCCTTCGACTCCTGGCGCGAGGTGTACAACTTCGAGCGCCCTCACGAGTCGCTAGGCCAGCTGGTGCCTGCTGATCGCTACCAACCGAGCCGGCGTTCTCTGCCGGACCGCCTGCCGGCTCCAGAATACGATGAGCGCGACATCGTCCGCTCCGTCCCGAAAACCAAGGCCTATGTCAGCTTCAAAGGTCGTTTGTGGAAGGTGCCGCAAGCCTTCGCCGGAGAGCGCTTGGCCATCAGGCCGCTCTCCACCGACGGCAAATACGGCGTGTTCTTCGCCGCCCACCAAGTCGCCACCATCGACTTGACGGCGGAAAAGGTGTCGGTCATGTCTCCGAACACGTGTCGACTATGTCTCCGGGCTGAACATCAAGCCCGGCGATGACGCAATGAATGCTGCCCCGCTTCAGAACATGAAGTAGCGCTGCGCCAGCGGCAGCACTTCGGCCGGGGCGCAGGTGAGCAGTTCGCCGTCGGCGCGGACTTCGTAGGTCTCGGGATCGACTTCGAGCTTCGGCGTGGCGTCGTTGTGGATCATGCTCTTCTTGGAGATGCCGCCGCGGACGTTGCTAATCGGGACCAGCTTCTTGGCGATGCCGAGGTCGCGGGCGAGATTGCCGGCAGCGGCGGCCTGCGAGGTGAACACCACCGACGACGCGGTCAACGCCCTGCCGAAGGCGCCGAACATCGGCTGATAGTGCACCGGCTGCGGCGTCGGGATCGAGGCGTTGGGATCGCCCATCGGCGCCGCGACGATGCTGCCACCCTTGATGATGCAGTCCGGCTTGACGCCGAAGAAAGCCGGCGACCACAGCACGAGGTCTGCCATCTTGCCCTTTTCGACCGAACCGATCAGCTTCGACACGCCATGCGCGATCGCCGGGTTGATCGTGTACTTGGCGATGTAGCGTTTGACCCGGAAGTTATCATTCCGCGCCGAGTCCTGCGGCAGCGCGCCGCGCTGCTTCTTCATTTTGTCGGCGGTCTGCCAGGTGCGGATGATCACTTCGCCGAGCCGGCCCATCGCCTGACTGTCCGACGACATCATCGACAGCGCGCCGAGGTCGTGCAGGATGTCTTCGGCCGCGATCGTCTCCTTGCGGATGCGGCTCTCCGCAAAGGCGAGATCCTCGGCGATCGACGGATCGAGATGGTGGCACACCATCAGCATGTCGAGATGCTCATCGATGGTGTTCTTGGTGAACGGCCGCGTCGGATTGGTCGACGACGGCAGCACGTTGTCGAGGCTCGCGACCTTGATGATGTCCGGCGCGTGGCCGCCGCCGGCGCCTTCAGTGTGGAAGGCGTGAATGGTGCGGCCCTTGAACGCCTTCACGGTGTCTTCGACGAAACCCGACTCGTTGAGCGTGTCGGTGTGGATCATCACCTGGATGTCGTATTCGTCGGCGACGGTGAGGCAATTGTCGATCGCCGCCGGCGTCGTGCCCCAGTCCTCGTGCAGCTTGAGCGCGCAGGCCCCGCCTTCGATCATTTCCTTCAGCGGCCCGGGCAGCGCGGCGTTGCCCTTGCCGGAGATGCCGAGATTGACCGGAAACGCATCGAACGACTGAATCATCCGGCCGATGTGCCATGGGCCCGGGGTGCAGGTCGTTGCAAAGGTGCCGTGCGACGGGCCGGTGCCGCCGCCCAGCATCGTGGTGACGCCGCTCATCAGCGCATGTTCGATCTGCTGCGGGCAGATGAAATGGATGTGGCTGTCGAAGCCTCCGGCGGTGAGGATCTTGCCTTCGCCGGCGATCACGTCGGTGCCGGGACCGATGATGATATCGACATTGGGCTGAATGTCCGGATTACCGGCCTTGCCGATCGCGGTGATCACGCCGGCCGTGATGGCAACGTCGGCTTTGACGATGCCCCAATGGTCGACGATCAGCGCGTTGGTGATCACCGTATCGGCGGCGCCGCCCTTGTTGGTCACCTGCGACTGGCCCATGCCGTCGCGGATCACCTTGCCGCCGCCGAATTTCACCTCTTCGCCGTAAGTGGTGAGATCCTTCTCGACCTCGACGATCAGATCGGTGTCGGCGAGCCGGACGCGGTCGCCGGTGGTCGGGCCGAACATGTCGGCATAGACGGAACGTGCAATCTTGGTGCTCACAACACGGCCCTCCCGCGCGCGGCGGTTTCGTCGAATAAACGTTCGAGGTGATCGTTGACGCCGCGGCAACCGGCCGCGACCTTTTCGGCCCAATCGAGATAGTCGAGCAGCCGGTCGCGTTCCCAATCGTCCGGCGGCGACAGGATCAGCGAGCGAAGATTGCTGATCTTGTCCGCGAGCTTGATCATCTTGGCGCGCGGCGCCAGATGCGGCGCGTGCTCGATCTGCAGCCGCTTGCGCTCGGCCTTCGGCAGCGTCTTGTCGTCAGTGCAGGCGACCACCAGCTCGGCGACGTCTTCGCTAAACAGCTCGGCGAGATCGTCGCGCGTGACGCCGGTGTCCTCGATGGTGTCGTGCAGCCAGCCGGCGGCCACCAGCGGCGCATCGGCGCCCTCCGTCGCGACCGTCAGCAACAGCGCGACTTCGGCGAGGTGATTGACGTAAGGCTCCTTATCGGCGCCCTTGCGCCGCGTCCCGGCATGTTTTCGCGCGGCGAAGTCGGCAGCGCGAGACACCAGCACGAGATCGGTCATTACAGCTTGCCCATCACGTCGCCGCGGAAGCCGTAGATGGTGCGGCTGCCGGCGAGCGCGACCAGCTGGACGTCGCGGCTCTGGCCGGGCTCGAAGCGCACGGCGGTGCCGGCCGCGATGTCGAGCCGCATGCCGCGGGCCTTGTCGCGGTCGAATTGCAGCGCCGGGTTGGTTTCGAAGAAATGATAGTGCGAGCCGACCTGGATCGGCCGGTCGCCGCTGTTGGCCACCGTCAGCGTCACCGTGGCGCGCCCGGCGTTGAGCTCGATCTCGCCGTCTTCGATGAACAGTTCACCGGGGATCATCGATTTTCTCCACAACAGGCGTCATTGCGAGCGAAGCGAAGCAATCCAGAGCCGCACGCGTGGCCCTGGATTGCTTCGTCGCTGCGCTCCTCGCAATGACGAACGAAAGAGCCTTCGAAACGACGGCACATCGCCACTACCTGATCGGCTGGTGCACGGTGACGAGCTTGGTGCCGTCGGGGAATGTGGCTTCGACCTGGATGTCGTGAATCATTTCGGCGATGCCGTCCATGCACTGGTCGCGCGTGATCACCTGGGCGCCGGCGTGCATCAGTTCGGCGACGCTGCGGCCGTCGCGCGCGCCCTCGACGATGAAATCGGTGATCAGCGCCACGGCCTCGGGATGGTTGAGCTTGACGCCGCGCTCGAGCCGGCGGCGGGCGACCATCGCTGCCATCGAGACCAGCAGCTTGTCCTTTTCGCGGGGGGAGAGGTTCATGAAGGCACTCGATCGAATGAGCCTGAAATTCGGACGTGACGCAGGATCAACTCAGCCACAGCCGCGGCAGCGCGCGGCCGGCGGCGCGGCCGAGAACAGTCATCATGTCGGCGCGCAGCTTCGCGGCATTTTGAGCGCAGAACCGGGCCATTGCAAACCCATTCCACGCCGAAATCCCAACCTCGGCGCCGAACGTATCGGCCGCCTCACGCAGCCGTTCGACCAGCGCCGCATCGCCCGGCACGATCAGCGCCGTGCCGATCGCGACACCGGCTTTGGCCACTGCAGGGCGTGCCAAGAGGGCACCGATCTCGCCATCGAGCCGCACGGTTTCGGCGAACAGCAATTTGCCGCCGCGCCGCATCCGCCAGCGGTCGACGAAGCGGCCGTGCTGCATGGTCTCCCCCATCGCCGAGCGGCCGAAGATCACCATCTCGGACAGCAACAGCGAAGCATCGTCCGCAAGCTCGATATCGATCCGTCGCTCGGCGCGGGCCTGATCGAACAGGATGGTCTCCTGCGGCAGCCACGCCAGATGGCCGCCGCTCGCGACCTTGAGGGTGATATCGAGCTGCGCGGCGGGGCCGTGCGAGCGATACACCTTCTCGGCCGCCGCCGTGGTCAGCGTCAGCCGCGCATCGGCCTGAACGTCGAGGCTGATGCCGAAGCGATCCCCACCGGCGACGCCGCCCGCGGTATTCACCAGCACAGCCGACAGCCCCTGCAGCTCCGGCGATGGAAAGCGCACCCGGAGCGATCCGGCTTCGTGCACCGGTCCGCGCCGCGTGACGCCGCCATCCGCCCGCACCTCGACGGCGACTTCGCCGACCGCGCGATTGGCGGCGAAGGTCGGCGAGGTGGTGAGGCTGGTATCCGCGATCATGCCGAGTATCCGCGGCGGCGCCACAACGGCAGCGCGCTCCCTCGCCCCGCTGTTGCGGGGAGAGGGTTGGGGTGAGGGGCGACGCGGGTCGCAGGCTCTCGGCTCTGCGGAAGCGCCCCCTTACCCGATCGGCATCGCTGCGCGACGCCGATCGACCTCTCCCCGCGCGCGGGGAGAGGTGAAGAGCGGCGCGCGTGGTTATGCCGAAGCTGATAAGTCAAAGCCGTCCTACAGCGCCATCTGCCGGCTGATCTCGGCTTGGTCGAGGCTGGCGCGGTCGCAGGTGTATTTCACTGCGCCGCGATCCATCACCGCGAAATTGTCGCCGAGTTCGCAGGCGAAATCGAGATACTGTTCGACCAGCACAATGGCGATGTTGCCGAGATTGCGCAAATACGAAATCGCCCGGCCGATGTCCTTGATGATCGACGGTTGAATGCCCTCGGTCGGCTCGTCGAGCAGCAGCACCTTGGGCCGCATCACCAGCGCGCGGCCGATCGCGAGCTGCTGCTGCTGGCCGCCGGACAGATCGCCGCCTCGCCGCTTCAGCATCGAATTGAGCACCGGAAACAGCGA from the Rhodopseudomonas palustris genome contains:
- a CDS encoding urease accessory protein UreD, with the protein product MIADTSLTTSPTFAANRAVGEVAVEVRADGGVTRRGPVHEAGSLRVRFPSPELQGLSAVLVNTAGGVAGGDRFGISLDVQADARLTLTTAAAEKVYRSHGPAAQLDITLKVASGGHLAWLPQETILFDQARAERRIDIELADDASLLLSEMVIFGRSAMGETMQHGRFVDRWRMRRGGKLLFAETVRLDGEIGALLARPAVAKAGVAIGTALIVPGDAALVERLREAADTFGAEVGISAWNGFAMARFCAQNAAKLRADMMTVLGRAAGRALPRLWLS
- the urtE gene encoding urea ABC transporter ATP-binding subunit UrtE, producing the protein MLTVDNINLYYGAAQALRGVSIAAEPGKVTCVLGRNGVGKTSLLRALVGQQPISSGAITFDGTDISHLKPYERARRGISLVPQGREIFPLLTVEENLKTGYAPLKRADKSIPDDVFSLFPVLNSMLKRRGGDLSGGQQQQLAIGRALVMRPKVLLLDEPTEGIQPSIIKDIGRAISYLRNLGNIAIVLVEQYLDFACELGDNFAVMDRGAVKYTCDRASLDQAEISRQMAL